In Aliamphritea ceti, a single window of DNA contains:
- a CDS encoding molybdopterin oxidoreductase family protein has translation MTSQASKIPVASGLPEFEDRSNQETKYTTCYMCACRCGIKVTVEDNKVRFIQGNPNHPINKGVLCAKGNSGIMKQYSPAKLSSPLLRKPGTERGAGEFEEISWEQALDIMEKRLSHIRATDPRKLAYFTGRDQMQALTGMWASQFGTYNWAAHGGFCSVNMAAGGLYTMGHAFWEFGDPDWDNTKYFMMWGVAEDHSSNPIKLGLKKLKERGAKFVAVNPVRTGYQAIADEWVAIRPGTDAVLALSMVHVLLKNQLVDDEFLIRYTNSAQLVVHTPGEMGDGLFYRGEGVKNMTGEPQVWDLVKEEFVDANQAEINPALFGEFTAPDGRQLRTAMSIMLDKYLDEQYAPENAAKECGVAAEDIERMALEMAHVAFKETITIDVEWTDWAGRKQDKFIGRPVSMHAMRGISAHSNGFQTCRAIHLLQVLLGTVDCPGGHLAKPPFPKHIPPGIKPAKECAPNTPLKSPPLGFPTCPEDLAIDENGNPLRIDKAYSWDAPVSCHGLMHMVISNAVKGDPYKIDTLMLFMANMAWNSSMNTAQTMDMLTAKEDNGEYKIPYIICSDAFNSEMVAYSDLVLPDTTYLERYDTISMLDRPISEPHAACDSVRIPVVKPDRNVMSWQEVMVEMAGRLGFPAFTKDGGERKYSSYKDFIVNFEKEPGIGFLAGYRGKDGDKSLRGEPNPRQWEAYEENEGFFEMELAPNQRYMRHANLDYLTLAKEAAWVGSTKQIVIELYSEKIQSFRLAGQGLYDGPMPTEEHHKERLVKYFDPLPTYYVPLEEQRIDREEYPYHAVNQRPMFMYHSWDSQNAWLRQIMSQNYLFMNRVAAERDGIEDLSWVWVESHNGKIRVQVKLMEGTNEQTVWTWNAIAKRGGAWGLSDDSNEATDAFLMNHLISELLPAKGDQNDRVTNSDPVTGQAAWYDLRVKITPAAPGETGAWPSFGALKPQPNADASPDMLSYTSHKNVNLERPMSDILTRGEK, from the coding sequence ATGACAAGCCAAGCCAGTAAGATACCGGTCGCATCGGGTCTGCCAGAGTTTGAAGACCGCTCGAATCAAGAGACCAAGTACACTACCTGTTACATGTGTGCCTGTCGTTGCGGCATCAAAGTAACAGTTGAAGATAACAAGGTCCGTTTCATACAGGGTAACCCGAATCACCCGATCAATAAGGGTGTGTTGTGCGCGAAAGGCAACTCCGGGATTATGAAACAGTATTCACCAGCGAAGTTGAGCTCACCTTTGTTGCGAAAGCCTGGTACCGAACGTGGTGCTGGCGAGTTCGAAGAAATCTCCTGGGAACAGGCACTGGATATTATGGAGAAGCGTCTTTCTCATATCCGTGCAACTGACCCTCGTAAACTTGCTTACTTTACCGGCCGTGACCAAATGCAGGCACTGACGGGTATGTGGGCAAGCCAGTTTGGTACATACAACTGGGCGGCTCACGGTGGTTTCTGCTCCGTGAACATGGCTGCCGGTGGTTTGTACACTATGGGTCACGCCTTCTGGGAGTTTGGTGATCCGGACTGGGATAACACCAAATACTTCATGATGTGGGGCGTGGCGGAAGACCACAGCTCTAACCCAATTAAACTGGGTTTGAAGAAGCTTAAAGAACGCGGTGCTAAGTTTGTTGCAGTTAACCCTGTACGTACCGGTTACCAGGCGATTGCTGACGAGTGGGTTGCAATCCGTCCGGGTACCGATGCAGTACTAGCTCTGTCTATGGTTCATGTCCTGCTGAAAAACCAGCTGGTCGACGATGAATTCCTGATCCGTTACACCAACTCTGCACAGCTGGTTGTTCATACGCCGGGTGAAATGGGCGATGGTCTGTTCTACCGCGGTGAAGGCGTTAAGAATATGACCGGTGAACCACAGGTGTGGGATCTGGTTAAAGAAGAATTCGTTGATGCAAACCAGGCGGAGATTAACCCGGCACTGTTTGGCGAATTCACTGCTCCGGATGGTCGTCAGTTGCGTACCGCAATGAGCATCATGCTGGACAAGTACCTTGATGAACAGTACGCCCCTGAAAACGCTGCTAAAGAATGTGGTGTTGCGGCGGAAGACATCGAGCGTATGGCGCTGGAAATGGCCCACGTTGCCTTCAAAGAAACTATCACTATTGATGTAGAGTGGACAGACTGGGCGGGTCGTAAGCAAGACAAGTTCATTGGTCGTCCGGTATCTATGCATGCAATGCGTGGTATCTCTGCACACTCGAACGGTTTCCAGACTTGCCGTGCAATTCACTTGCTGCAAGTTCTGCTGGGTACGGTTGACTGCCCGGGTGGTCACCTGGCTAAGCCGCCATTCCCTAAGCACATTCCGCCAGGCATCAAGCCAGCGAAAGAATGCGCGCCTAACACTCCGCTTAAGTCACCACCACTGGGTTTCCCTACTTGCCCTGAAGATCTGGCGATCGACGAAAACGGTAACCCGCTGCGTATCGATAAGGCATACAGCTGGGATGCTCCGGTTTCCTGTCACGGTCTGATGCACATGGTGATCAGCAACGCTGTTAAAGGCGACCCGTACAAGATTGATACGCTGATGCTGTTCATGGCGAACATGGCCTGGAACTCCAGTATGAACACGGCTCAGACCATGGACATGCTGACAGCGAAAGAAGACAACGGCGAATATAAGATCCCGTACATCATTTGTTCAGATGCGTTTAACTCTGAAATGGTGGCGTACTCTGATCTGGTACTGCCGGATACTACTTACCTGGAACGTTACGATACTATTTCGATGCTGGACCGTCCGATCTCTGAGCCACACGCTGCTTGTGACTCGGTACGTATTCCGGTTGTTAAGCCTGACCGGAACGTAATGTCCTGGCAGGAAGTGATGGTCGAAATGGCCGGCCGCTTAGGTTTCCCAGCATTCACTAAAGATGGTGGCGAGCGTAAGTATTCTTCTTACAAAGACTTCATTGTTAACTTCGAAAAAGAGCCTGGTATCGGCTTCCTGGCCGGTTACCGTGGTAAGGACGGCGATAAGTCCCTGCGCGGTGAGCCAAATCCACGTCAGTGGGAAGCGTACGAAGAGAACGAAGGTTTCTTCGAAATGGAGCTGGCGCCAAATCAGCGCTACATGCGTCACGCTAACCTGGACTACCTGACACTGGCTAAAGAAGCTGCCTGGGTAGGTTCTACTAAGCAGATCGTGATTGAACTGTACTCTGAGAAGATTCAGTCTTTCCGTCTGGCAGGTCAGGGCTTGTACGATGGCCCAATGCCAACTGAAGAGCATCACAAAGAGCGCTTAGTTAAGTACTTCGATCCGCTGCCAACTTACTACGTACCTCTGGAAGAGCAGCGTATTGATCGCGAAGAGTACCCGTACCACGCGGTTAACCAGCGTCCAATGTTCATGTATCACAGCTGGGATAGCCAGAACGCCTGGTTACGTCAGATCATGTCGCAGAACTATCTGTTCATGAACCGTGTTGCTGCAGAACGTGACGGCATTGAAGATCTGTCCTGGGTGTGGGTTGAATCACACAACGGCAAGATCCGTGTTCAGGTTAAACTGATGGAAGGTACTAACGAACAGACTGTCTGGACCTGGAACGCGATTGCTAAGCGTGGTGGTGCATGGGGTCTGTCCGACGATTCGAATGAAGCAACTGATGCTTTCCTGATGAATCATCTTATCTCTGAATTACTGCCTGCGAAGGGCGATCAGAACGACCGCGTTACCAACTCTGATCCGGTTACCGGTCAGGCTGCATGGTACGACCTGCGCGTTAAGATCACCCCGGCTGCACCTGGTGAAACCGGTGCATGGCCAAGCTTTGGTGCCCTGAAGCCACAGCCTAATGCTGATGCTTCACCGGACATGCTGAGCTATACGTCGCATAAGAACGTTAATCTGGAACGCCCGATGTCAGACATTCTGACCCGTGGCGAGAAGTAA
- a CDS encoding sulfite exporter TauE/SafE family protein, translated as MDLITLLVFTGIIAFATYVQTVTGFALGMIVMGTVTAINLVPIAFTAVVISAVTLINGLFALKGNFSAVDWRKVMLTSAGILPGVIAGLVLLDYMSEDFSELLQLLLGVTIILGGLMIMLKPQPLEKPSPDLAFTASGATAGFLAGLFSMAGPPLVYLFYRQPFELLTIRLCLMTIFLTSSVARTGIVGLQGGLTWDMLVYSVLCIPVVMFFTWVGKRYPPPLSTPNMRRLAFFLLIIIGASLVISTF; from the coding sequence ATGGACCTCATAACACTGCTGGTTTTTACCGGCATCATTGCTTTCGCAACATACGTACAGACAGTCACCGGCTTTGCGCTGGGAATGATCGTAATGGGCACCGTCACGGCTATTAACCTGGTGCCGATAGCCTTTACGGCAGTGGTCATCAGTGCCGTTACCCTGATTAACGGTCTGTTTGCACTTAAAGGTAACTTCAGTGCGGTCGACTGGCGCAAAGTCATGCTGACATCCGCAGGCATCCTGCCCGGCGTCATTGCTGGCCTGGTACTGTTAGATTACATGAGTGAAGATTTTAGCGAACTGCTGCAATTACTCTTAGGCGTGACAATTATTCTCGGCGGCCTGATGATCATGTTGAAACCTCAGCCACTGGAAAAGCCATCCCCGGATCTGGCGTTCACAGCCTCAGGGGCAACCGCTGGTTTTCTCGCAGGGCTCTTCAGCATGGCTGGACCACCTTTGGTGTATCTGTTCTACCGTCAGCCATTTGAACTGCTGACCATCCGTTTATGCCTGATGACAATTTTTCTCACCAGCTCCGTTGCCCGTACTGGAATAGTTGGCCTGCAGGGTGGCCTTACCTGGGACATGCTGGTGTATTCTGTACTTTGCATTCCGGTTGTTATGTTCTTTACCTGGGTTGGTAAGCGTTACCCACCACCTCTGAGCACTCCAAACATGCGCCGTCTGGCATTCTTTCTGCTGATTATTATTGGCGCTAGCCTGGTCATCAGTACTTTCTGA
- a CDS encoding AAA family ATPase: MSDIKVQQPDIMISVRDVFGIDTNLKVPAFSERDDHVPEIDTAYQFNPEVTLAILAGFSRDRRVMVQGLHGTGKSTHIEQVAARLNWPCVRINLDGHISRLDLVGKDTIVLRDGKQITEFQEGIVPWALRRPTALIFDEFDAGRPDVMFVIQRILERDGKFTLLDQNEVIHPHSHFRLFATANTVGLGNSTGLYHGTQMINQAQMDRWNIVTTLNYLPTEDEVKIIQARLPSFNDEKGKQLVQSMIAVADLTRQSFAAGDISTLMSPRTVISWAENIEIFSNPAIAFRLSFLNKCDEAEKPMIAEFFQRCFDQELSESWAHQAAEVMADGQH, from the coding sequence ATGTCCGATATTAAAGTACAACAACCGGATATCATGATTTCAGTACGCGATGTTTTCGGCATCGACACTAACCTTAAAGTCCCGGCTTTCAGTGAGCGTGATGATCACGTCCCGGAAATCGACACTGCCTACCAGTTTAATCCAGAAGTTACTCTGGCTATCCTTGCCGGCTTCAGCCGTGACCGTCGCGTTATGGTTCAGGGCCTGCACGGTACCGGTAAATCCACTCACATCGAGCAGGTTGCTGCCCGCCTTAACTGGCCTTGTGTACGTATTAATCTGGATGGCCACATAAGCCGTCTGGACCTGGTTGGTAAAGACACTATCGTACTGCGTGACGGCAAGCAGATTACTGAATTCCAGGAAGGTATCGTCCCCTGGGCTCTGCGTCGCCCTACCGCACTGATCTTTGATGAGTTCGATGCAGGTCGTCCGGACGTTATGTTCGTAATTCAGCGTATTCTGGAACGTGACGGTAAATTCACTCTGCTGGATCAGAATGAAGTTATCCACCCACACAGCCACTTCCGTCTGTTTGCAACTGCAAACACTGTAGGTCTGGGTAACAGCACGGGTCTATATCACGGTACTCAGATGATTAACCAGGCACAGATGGACCGCTGGAACATTGTTACTACGCTGAATTACCTGCCAACTGAAGATGAAGTTAAAATCATTCAGGCACGCTTACCAAGCTTCAACGATGAGAAAGGCAAGCAACTGGTTCAGTCTATGATTGCGGTTGCAGATCTGACCCGTCAAAGCTTTGCAGCCGGCGATATTTCTACGCTGATGTCTCCTCGTACTGTTATTTCCTGGGCTGAAAACATCGAAATCTTTAGCAACCCTGCTATCGCTTTCCGTTTGTCGTTCCTGAATAAGTGCGATGAAGCTGAAAAGCCAATGATCGCAGAATTCTTCCAGCGCTGTTTTGATCAGGAGCTTTCTGAATCCTGGGCCCATCAGGCTGCTGAGGTAATGGCAGATGGCCAACACTAA
- a CDS encoding cobaltochelatase CobT-related protein, which translates to MANTNLELSTLGREEEKDNAPRIEKLQQQVEEICGAIVRAAAGEPQFRFRGRRPEIGGKPSGIRAPHLQPDLNSDDFRSFRGAADGIALRLKLSDIDLHRSLMPQTAVGQLLFELMEQLRVESLVPDCYPGMKGNLRHRFEQWCFQFHSSGLTESHIGLLVYTIGQMFWSRLTLNHVMEITEELIEPQRMMLAPHTGKYMINVRKLSHDQAAYAVQALGIISVVDELVEAYKGDESDDDDKSDEDMEELVNSFGLILYPDAGLEGTMGVNGPQVTATDYRELMKQLEKYTVYSSENDRVIHASKLVSEDQRQQHREELDLRIKGQGVNVPRLARDLAAILSAPELDGWNFGEESGHLDAKRLTRLVTSPEYRQIFRRERYQPKSNCLVTFLMDNSGSMKTHIASIATLMEIMCRALEQAGASTEILGFTTRAWQGGKTYKQWQRRGKPANPGRLTELEHIVYKDADTPTKRARLDIAAMLKPSLFREGIDGEALLWAAERMSARSEERRILIVLSDGCPMETATNQNNPEDYLDNHLQQVAGMLETRGDIELYALGFGLDLSTYYRHNLALELPERLENGVFKEILQMIAKHGRRSR; encoded by the coding sequence ATGGCCAACACTAATCTGGAACTCTCTACCTTAGGCAGAGAAGAAGAAAAAGATAACGCACCACGTATTGAGAAACTTCAACAGCAAGTTGAAGAAATCTGTGGTGCAATTGTCCGCGCCGCTGCCGGCGAGCCGCAGTTTCGCTTCCGTGGCCGCCGCCCGGAGATTGGCGGTAAGCCCTCAGGTATTCGCGCGCCGCATTTACAACCGGATCTGAACAGCGACGACTTTCGTTCGTTTCGCGGAGCTGCTGACGGCATAGCGCTGCGTCTTAAGCTCAGCGACATAGACTTGCACCGTTCCCTGATGCCACAAACGGCTGTTGGTCAGCTGTTGTTTGAGTTAATGGAACAGTTGCGTGTTGAGTCATTGGTACCCGATTGCTATCCAGGCATGAAAGGCAACTTGCGGCACCGCTTTGAACAATGGTGCTTCCAGTTTCATTCTTCCGGCCTGACTGAAAGCCATATCGGTTTGCTGGTGTATACCATCGGCCAGATGTTTTGGAGTCGTCTGACACTCAATCACGTGATGGAAATCACTGAAGAACTGATTGAGCCACAACGCATGATGCTGGCACCTCACACCGGCAAGTACATGATCAACGTCCGTAAATTAAGCCACGACCAGGCCGCTTATGCGGTACAGGCGTTGGGAATTATTTCGGTTGTTGATGAGCTGGTTGAAGCCTACAAAGGTGATGAATCGGACGATGACGATAAGTCAGATGAAGATATGGAAGAACTGGTCAACAGCTTCGGTCTTATTCTTTATCCCGATGCTGGCCTGGAAGGCACTATGGGCGTTAATGGCCCGCAGGTAACAGCTACCGATTACCGGGAGCTGATGAAGCAGCTGGAAAAATACACTGTTTATTCCAGTGAAAATGACCGGGTCATTCATGCCAGCAAGCTAGTCTCTGAAGATCAGCGCCAGCAACACCGCGAAGAACTGGATCTGCGTATCAAAGGCCAGGGCGTTAACGTCCCCCGGTTGGCACGGGATCTGGCGGCCATCTTATCCGCACCGGAACTGGATGGCTGGAATTTTGGTGAAGAATCAGGTCACCTTGACGCCAAGCGTCTGACCCGACTTGTTACCTCACCCGAATACCGCCAAATTTTCCGCCGCGAGCGCTACCAGCCAAAAAGTAATTGCCTGGTGACATTCCTGATGGACAACTCCGGCTCAATGAAAACCCACATCGCTTCCATTGCCACGCTGATGGAAATCATGTGTCGTGCACTTGAGCAGGCTGGCGCCAGCACTGAGATTCTGGGCTTCACTACCCGCGCCTGGCAAGGTGGCAAAACTTATAAGCAATGGCAACGCCGCGGTAAACCAGCCAACCCTGGCCGTCTTACCGAGTTGGAGCACATTGTTTATAAAGATGCGGATACACCAACGAAACGCGCACGTCTTGATATTGCGGCAATGCTCAAGCCTAGCCTTTTCCGTGAAGGCATTGATGGGGAAGCACTCCTCTGGGCTGCAGAGCGGATGTCTGCCCGTTCAGAAGAACGTCGCATTCTGATTGTTCTGTCTGACGGTTGCCCTATGGAAACTGCCACTAACCAGAACAATCCGGAAGATTATCTTGATAATCATCTGCAACAGGTGGCCGGTATGCTGGAAACTCGAGGTGATATAGAACTCTACGCCCTGGGCTTTGGCCTGGATCTGAGTACTTATTATCGTCACAATCTGGCGCTGGAATTACCTGAACGCTTAGAAAACGGGGTCTTTAAAGAGATCCTCCAGATGATTGCCAAACACGGTCGCCGTTCACGCTAA
- a CDS encoding DUF3461 family protein, with protein MSKNPTLTKMGITSVENIDKYTVQHQGEVDVLKIYYKRPKGSLLSRSKKFSFMRGRNYLPIEARNSKAFDQMESINPELMHAIDELKQLNATREKDSKMDPKQRMIADLDHLEKVMTSKIDDLRRQIEEMK; from the coding sequence ATGTCTAAGAATCCTACCCTGACTAAGATGGGCATTACCTCAGTCGAAAATATTGATAAGTACACGGTACAACATCAGGGCGAAGTAGATGTACTCAAGATCTACTACAAGCGTCCAAAAGGTTCTTTACTGTCCCGCAGTAAAAAGTTTTCTTTCATGCGTGGACGTAATTACCTGCCAATCGAAGCCCGTAACTCTAAGGCTTTCGATCAGATGGAAAGCATTAATCCAGAGCTGATGCATGCAATCGATGAATTGAAGCAGCTTAATGCCACCCGTGAGAAAGACAGCAAGATGGATCCTAAGCAGCGTATGATTGCAGATCTGGATCATCTGGAAAAAGTCATGACTTCCAAAATCGACGATCTGCGCCGCCAGATTGAAGAAATGAAGTAA
- a CDS encoding ROK family transcriptional regulator — MPSEQQRSRADLGRANRRSVLAEILYNAPIARTEIAERTALTGASVSRITRDLINAGLVVESSASIPQNRSGRRLIELNLNPTGAYVLGISINAFAQWVSLSGLDNNIIARKQLALECVDNPDEVLSKVIKTAQQMITESGINKQKLIGGGVAIGGAVEPNSGRLLFSSTMDWGEMDIAPMMSEQLGIPICVETVPNALNLAETRFGITKGQRNVVMLNASLRMGASLLLDNQLRRGVRFSAGLIGKLRLHQADNADSALLLDEVAAGIAVLNKLTGEPDLTSGRRAADTLMQLKNASVSGDKAATDAFYHAGQMLSQTIDVVDTLLQPETILLAGPMATVPAYIDGVLDNFRHDNSQTRSSGDNLQANILVSNVSPEQAAIYIALDEFLTNKYI, encoded by the coding sequence ATGCCCAGCGAACAGCAACGTTCACGTGCTGATCTAGGTCGCGCAAACCGCCGCAGCGTATTAGCTGAAATTCTCTATAACGCCCCAATCGCACGGACAGAAATCGCCGAACGCACTGCGTTAACGGGAGCCTCTGTTTCACGTATAACCCGCGATCTTATTAATGCAGGGCTGGTTGTTGAAAGTAGCGCTTCAATTCCACAAAACCGATCCGGCCGCCGCCTGATTGAACTGAACCTCAATCCAACTGGCGCTTATGTTCTCGGCATAAGTATTAATGCCTTTGCCCAATGGGTCAGTCTGTCAGGTTTGGATAACAACATCATCGCCCGCAAACAGCTAGCACTGGAATGTGTAGATAATCCTGATGAAGTTCTCAGCAAAGTTATCAAAACCGCACAGCAAATGATTACTGAGTCCGGCATCAATAAACAAAAACTGATAGGTGGTGGCGTTGCAATTGGTGGTGCAGTAGAACCAAATTCCGGGCGACTACTGTTCTCCAGCACGATGGACTGGGGGGAAATGGATATCGCACCTATGATGTCTGAGCAGCTAGGTATACCTATTTGCGTTGAAACTGTGCCTAACGCCCTTAATCTGGCAGAAACTCGCTTTGGTATAACTAAAGGACAGCGCAACGTGGTAATGCTTAACGCATCGTTACGTATGGGCGCCAGCTTGCTACTGGATAACCAGTTACGTCGCGGGGTACGCTTTTCCGCCGGCCTGATAGGCAAACTTCGTTTGCACCAGGCAGATAATGCAGACTCAGCGCTGTTACTTGATGAAGTAGCTGCCGGCATTGCGGTGCTTAATAAGCTCACCGGCGAGCCTGACCTTACCAGTGGACGCCGTGCTGCCGATACACTGATGCAATTAAAAAATGCTTCGGTCAGTGGCGACAAGGCAGCCACCGATGCCTTCTATCATGCTGGCCAGATGCTCAGCCAGACGATTGATGTCGTCGATACTTTACTACAGCCTGAAACAATATTACTGGCTGGCCCAATGGCAACGGTTCCTGCCTATATTGATGGCGTGCTGGATAACTTCCGCCATGACAACAGTCAGACACGCAGCAGCGGCGATAATCTTCAGGCCAATATCCTTGTCAGCAATGTCAGCCCTGAACAGGCCGCTATTTATATTGCATTAGATGAATTTCTTACGAATAAATATATTTAA
- a CDS encoding TRAP transporter large permease translates to MDGLLITLISLGVTALFIIGVPIFLVISLWVVGVSLVIDFTLANVGVTLNEGLSFYGLLALPLFILTGDLINAAGIAKRLSDFAYECLGWLRGGLGMASLGACGMFAAISGSNSATTATIGGIMHPEMTKGNYETKFAAATIAAGGTVGIIIPPSIIFIVYGFMMNLPIGDLFMAGLIPGILMVIAMQLVCYWICKKNGWGNLQPFKIKRAAKAGMKAWLGFLAIGIVLWGIYSGAFSPTEAAGMTTGFCLLAGVLVTREIKFSALPAILMRSGQITGMLAPLIAISVVMQQVLSLLGAKEFLTEVIYQLGGYYPILFACLLIVLLAGTVLESLPNTIILAPILAPIAASIGVDPIHFAVLFLIGDAIGFITPPYGLNLYVASSMTGIPYLQLVRSTLPYLYALLATWVLVAFVPSLSLWMLSF, encoded by the coding sequence ATGGATGGTTTATTGATTACTTTGATCAGTCTTGGGGTGACGGCGTTATTTATAATCGGCGTACCTATCTTTCTGGTCATCTCTTTGTGGGTGGTTGGTGTCAGCCTGGTGATTGATTTTACACTGGCGAATGTTGGTGTGACTTTGAACGAAGGCTTAAGCTTTTACGGCTTATTAGCGTTACCGTTATTTATTCTTACCGGTGACCTCATAAATGCCGCCGGCATTGCGAAACGGCTATCTGATTTCGCTTATGAGTGCTTAGGCTGGTTACGTGGCGGTTTAGGTATGGCGTCTTTAGGTGCATGTGGTATGTTTGCGGCGATTTCCGGATCGAACTCGGCAACCACTGCGACAATCGGCGGCATTATGCATCCGGAAATGACCAAAGGTAACTATGAAACTAAGTTTGCTGCAGCAACGATTGCGGCAGGCGGTACCGTGGGAATTATCATTCCGCCGAGTATTATCTTCATTGTTTACGGCTTTATGATGAATTTGCCAATTGGCGATTTATTCATGGCTGGTTTGATTCCGGGCATATTGATGGTAATCGCCATGCAGTTAGTGTGTTACTGGATATGTAAGAAAAATGGTTGGGGTAACTTGCAGCCATTTAAGATCAAACGTGCGGCCAAGGCAGGTATGAAAGCCTGGTTAGGTTTCCTGGCGATCGGTATCGTACTGTGGGGGATTTATTCAGGGGCATTTTCACCGACAGAAGCTGCAGGTATGACCACGGGATTCTGTTTGTTGGCAGGGGTACTGGTTACCCGTGAAATCAAGTTTTCGGCGTTGCCCGCTATTTTGATGCGCTCTGGTCAGATTACCGGCATGCTGGCGCCATTGATTGCTATATCTGTAGTTATGCAGCAGGTACTGTCTTTATTAGGTGCGAAAGAGTTTCTGACTGAGGTGATTTACCAACTTGGTGGATACTATCCGATTTTGTTTGCCTGTCTGTTAATTGTTTTGCTGGCAGGTACGGTACTGGAAAGCTTGCCGAATACTATTATTCTGGCACCTATTCTGGCTCCGATTGCAGCTTCAATCGGTGTAGATCCAATCCACTTTGCGGTGCTGTTTCTAATCGGTGATGCTATCGGTTTCATAACGCCGCCATATGGTCTGAACTTATATGTTGCCAGTAGTATGACCGGTATACCGTATTTACAGTTAGTACGTTCAACGTTGCCATATCTGTATGCTTTGCTGGCAACCTGGGTGCTGGTTGCCTTCGTACCAAGTCTCAGCTTATGGATGCTAAGCTTTTAG
- a CDS encoding TRAP transporter small permease — MSLGSMLRYAERNIEKSIILVSYTSMAGIIFVEVIRRFFFNEQAPWSTTIPIYLFLWLTWMGASYNTLRRSHLRFTEVRERMPYQGQFLCLILDAVCWFVMGAIVIYYSVEQVYISYDNFAIVQGTDDVMQWWFYMATPLAWGLILIRVAQNLRQDIDDFRNGRSLTTQAPLFD, encoded by the coding sequence ATGTCTCTGGGTTCGATGCTGCGTTACGCAGAACGAAATATCGAAAAATCAATAATCCTTGTGTCCTACACCTCGATGGCGGGCATTATCTTTGTGGAAGTTATCCGACGCTTTTTCTTTAATGAACAGGCGCCCTGGAGTACCACAATTCCTATTTACCTTTTTCTCTGGCTTACATGGATGGGTGCGTCATATAACACCTTACGACGTTCGCATTTGCGCTTTACTGAAGTTCGGGAACGTATGCCTTATCAGGGGCAATTCTTGTGCCTGATCCTGGACGCGGTTTGCTGGTTCGTAATGGGTGCTATTGTAATTTATTACTCTGTTGAGCAAGTCTATATCTCTTACGATAACTTCGCGATTGTGCAGGGCACTGATGATGTCATGCAGTGGTGGTTTTATATGGCAACACCGCTGGCATGGGGTCTGATTCTTATCCGGGTGGCGCAAAATTTACGGCAGGACATTGATGATTTCAGAAATGGCCGGTCTCTGACAACCCAAGCCCCGTTGTTTGATTGA